Proteins encoded by one window of Salarias fasciatus chromosome 1, fSalaFa1.1, whole genome shotgun sequence:
- the sema6d gene encoding semaphorin-6D isoform X3, translated as MGQRAALLLSELLLLLLTASRTLLAVSFPEDTVPLDVVDAHFSRRYPVFRGRPSGNESQHRLDFQLMTKIQDTLFIAGRDQVYLVSLRESYRNEIIPYRKLTWRSGQDDREMCAVKGKHRDECHNFIKVLVPRNDDLVFICGTNGFNPMCRYYRLDNLEFDGEEINGLARCPFDSKQTNVALFAEGKLYSATVADFQASDSVIYRSMGDGSALRTIKYDSKWLKEPHFLHAAEYGNYVYFFYREIAVEHSNLGKVVYSRVARICKNDVGGSQRVLEKHWTSFVKARLNCSVPGESFFYFDVLQSITDIIDINGVPSVVGVFTTQMNSIPGSAVCAFSMADIEKVFWGRFKEQKTPDSVWTPFPEEKLPKPRPGCCAGHGPAASFKSSVEFPDETLQFIKSHPLMDTAVPSIGDEPWFTRTRVRYRLTALAVDNEAGPHKNYTVVFIGSESGVVLKVLAKTTSVSLNDSLLLEEMDIFNRAKCLSNREDDKRVLSLHVDKDAHSLYVAFSSCVIRAPLSRCERHSSCHKSCIASRDPYCGWKPHGACERILPGVLTGYEQDVEFGNTGHLGDCQGVWDIQAGETNQMVHMNILITCVFAAFLMGALLAGLIVFCYRDSFLRKPRHVHKDAESAPSCSDSTGSFVKLNGLFDSPVKEYQTNIDSPKLYTNLLSNGKDLSTPNGDTKTMILRDGCQPPELAALPTPESTPVLQQKGLQPIKNQWERPHGKSSGPRKESNSSAKSPQFLPSSPAPANSNSHHLALGHSHIPSAVVLPNATHDHPNFDSGEDTLPLPHSSEKKLKNPESKGSRKDQKRSVDARNTLNDLLKHLNDSVASPKAILQEGSGPRPRQHLTLEPMEELTELPPKVPSREASLYSPSSSLPRHSPTKRVDVPIPSTPTTPTGSLSMGGTLERQRGGYQLHRSASHRHSLSTAPNGVTMGVSVSRQHSMNRGGYMPPTPPSRLDSHGGVMATGLHSAHTPSVSRQSSYSGHGSLPRTGLKRTPSLKPDVPPKPNGFSPQTPQMRVVNKYSY; from the exons ATGGGCCAGAGAGCTGCGCTTCTGctcagtgagctgctgctgctgctgctgacagcttcaCGCACTCTCCTCGCAGTCAGCTTCCCGGAGGACACCGTACCCCTCGACGTCGTTGACGCACACT TTTCGCGGAGGTACCCTGTGTTCAGAGGCAGGCCCTCTGGCAACGAGTCCCAGCACCGCCTCGACTTTCAGCTGATGACCAAGATACAGGACACACTGTTCATTGCTGGCCG AGATCAGGTGTACCTTGTCAGTCTGAGAGAGTCCTACAGGAATGAGATCATTCCTTACAGG AAGCTAACCTGGCGATCAGGACAAGATGACAGAGAAATGTGTGCCGTGAAGGGGAAACACAGA GACGAGTGCCACAACTTCATTAAAGTGCTCGTACCCAGAAACGATGACCTGGTGTTTATCTGCGGCACCAATGGCTTCAACCCCATGTGCAGATATTACAGG CTGGATAACCTAGAGTTTGATGGGGAAGAGATCAATGGGCTGGCACGGTGCCCGTTTGACTCCAAGCAAACCAACGTTGCCCTTTTCGCTG aggggAAACTGTATTCTGCTACTGTAGCTGACTTCCAGGCCAGTGATTCTGTCATCTATCGCAGTATGGGTGACGGATCAGCCTTGAGAACCATCAAATATGACTCTAAATGGCTGAAAG AACCTCATTTCCTGCACGCAGCAGAGTATGGGAATTATGTGTACTTTTTCTACAGAGAGATTGCAGTGGAGCACAGCAATCTGGGAAAG GTCGTGTATTCCCGTGTGGCTCGAATCTGTAAAAATGACGTGGGAGGGTCACAGCGGGTGCTGGAGAAGCACTGGACATCCTTTGTGAAGGCCAGGCTGAACTGCTCCGTGCCGGGGGAGTCCTTCTTCTACTTCGACGTGCTGCAGTCCATCACTGACATCATTGACATCAATGGGGTTCCCTCAGTGGTGGGTGTGTTCACCACACAGATGAACAG taTCCCAGGGTCAGCTGTTTGTGCTTTCTCCATGGCTGACATCGAGAAAGTTTTCTGGGGCCGGTTCAAAGAACAGAAGACTCCAGATTCAGTTTGGACTCCATTTCCAGAGGAGAAGTTGCCCAAACCTCG GCCCGGGTGCTGTGCAGGTCACGGTCCAGCTGCGTCTTTTAAGAGCTCTGTGGAGTTCCCGGATGAGACCCTGCAGTTCATCAAGTCGCACCCCCTCATGGACACAGCTGTGCCTTCTATCGGGGATGAGCCGTGGTTCACCAGGACACGAGTGAG GTACAGGCTGACAGCGCTGGCAGTGGACAACGAGGCCGGACCACACAAGAACTACACAGTGGTGTTCATAGGATCAGAGTCAGGGGTCGTTCTGAAGGTTTTGGCCAAGACCACTTCTGTGTCCCTGAATGACAGCCTGCTACTGGAGGAAATGGACATCTTCAACAGAGCCAA GTGCCTGTCTAACCGTGAGGATGACAAGCGTGTCCTCTCACTGCATGTAGACAAAGACGCGCACAGCCTTTATGTTGCCTTTTCAAGCTGTGTCATCCGTGCTCCCCTGAGTCGCTGTGAAAGGCATTCCTCATGCCACAA GTCCTGCATTGCATCAAGGGATCCTTATTGTGGCTGGAAGCCTCATGGAGCCTGTGAGAGGATACTCCCTGGTGTTTT GACTGGATATGAGCAGGATGTTGAATTTGGAAACACCGGCCATCTAGGAGACTGTCAAG GTGTGTGGGACATCCAAGCAGGGGAAACTAACCAGATGGTCCACATGAACATCCTCATCACCTGCGTATTTGCTGCTTTCCTCATGGGGGCTCTCCTGGCCGGTCTGATTGTTTTCTGCTACCGAGACTCGTTCCTCCGCAAACCAAGACACGTCCACAAGGACGCCGAGTCTGCACCATCCTGCTCCGACTCCACTGGAAGCTTTGTCAAGCTCAACGGCCTCTTTGACAGTCCTGTTAAg gaGTACCAAACCAACATTGACTCCCCGAAGCTGTACACCAATCTGTTGAGCAACGGAAAAGATCTGAGTACACCCAACGGTGACACCAAGACCATGATCCTGAGGGATGGCTGTCAACCTCCTGAGTTGGCTGCCCTGCCCACCCCTGAGTCCACCCCTGTGCTTCAGCAGAAAGGCCTACAGCCCATCAAAAACCAGTGGGAGAGGCCTCATGGGAAATCCAGTGGGCCTCGTAAGGAGTCAAACTCATCAGCCAAGAGTCCTCAGTTCCTTCCTTCATCTCCTGCTCCTGCTAACTCCAACTCCCATCATCTCGCGCTGGGACACTCGCACATACCTAGTGCAGTTGTGTTGCCCAATGCCACTCATGACCACCCTAACTTTGACAGTGGAGAGGATACACTACCACTGCCACATTCATCTGAAAAGAAGCTGAAGAATCCAGAATCCAAGGGAAGTAGAAAAGACCAGAAGAGGTCTGTTGATGCCAGAAATACACTAAATGACCTTTTAAAACACCTTAATGACTCTGTGGCCAGCCCCAAGGCCATTCTTCAGGAGGGTTCAGGGCCACGCCCAAGACAACACCTCACACTGGAGCCTATGGAGGAACTGACTGAATTACCCCCCAAGGTGCCCAGCCGTGAGGCTTCTTTGtactctccctcttcctccctgccGAGGCATAGCCCCACCAAGCGGGTTGATGTGCCCATTCCCAGCACTCCCACAACACCAACTGGAAGCCTGAGCATGGGGGGGACCCTGGAGAGGCAAAGAGGGGGGTACCAACTTCACCGGAGTGCTTCTCATAGGCACTCCTTATCCACTGCACCAAATGGAGTAACCATGGGGGTGTCTGTGTCTCGCCAACACAGTATGAACAGAGGGGGCTACATGCCCCCAACGCCCCCCTCCAGACTTGACTCTCATGGTGGAGTGATGGCGACAGGATTGCACTCAGCTCACACACCCTCTGTATCCCGACAGAGCAGCTATAGTGGGCATGGCTCACTCCCCCGAACGGGGCTTAAAAGGACCCCATCGCTAAAGCCAGATGTGCCCCCTAAACCCAATGGGTTTTCACCACAGACTCCACAGATGCGAGTGGTCAATAAGTACAGTTATTAA
- the sema6d gene encoding semaphorin-6D isoform X1 encodes MGQRAALLLSELLLLLLTASRTLLAVSFPEDTVPLDVVDAHFSRRYPVFRGRPSGNESQHRLDFQLMTKIQDTLFIAGRDQVYLVSLRESYRNEIIPYRKLTWRSGQDDREMCAVKGKHRDECHNFIKVLVPRNDDLVFICGTNGFNPMCRYYRLDNLEFDGEEINGLARCPFDSKQTNVALFAEGKLYSATVADFQASDSVIYRSMGDGSALRTIKYDSKWLKEPHFLHAAEYGNYVYFFYREIAVEHSNLGKVVYSRVARICKNDVGGSQRVLEKHWTSFVKARLNCSVPGESFFYFDVLQSITDIIDINGVPSVVGVFTTQMNSIPGSAVCAFSMADIEKVFWGRFKEQKTPDSVWTPFPEEKLPKPRPGCCAGHGPAASFKSSVEFPDETLQFIKSHPLMDTAVPSIGDEPWFTRTRVRYRLTALAVDNEAGPHKNYTVVFIGSESGVVLKVLAKTTSVSLNDSLLLEEMDIFNRAKCLSNREDDKRVLSLHVDKDAHSLYVAFSSCVIRAPLSRCERHSSCHKSCIASRDPYCGWKPHGACERILPGVLTGYEQDVEFGNTGHLGDCQAFLGTTSAPDYKSFGDPTSDMEFSSPSVTVQPSGPILPPVLMPTQSPSSGPGPELYGSGFVLQDDPATSHSLDSFPGGQEGVWDIQAGETNQMVHMNILITCVFAAFLMGALLAGLIVFCYRDSFLRKPRHVHKDAESAPSCSDSTGSFVKLNGLFDSPVKEYQTNIDSPKLYTNLLSNGKDLSTPNGDTKTMILRDGCQPPELAALPTPESTPVLQQKGLQPIKNQWERPHGKSSGPRKESNSSAKSPQFLPSSPAPANSNSHHLALGHSHIPSAVVLPNATHDHPNFDSGEDTLPLPHSSEKKLKNPESKGSRKDQKRSVDARNTLNDLLKHLNDSVASPKAILQEGSGPRPRQHLTLEPMEELTELPPKVPSREASLYSPSSSLPRHSPTKRVDVPIPSTPTTPTGSLSMGGTLERQRGGYQLHRSASHRHSLSTAPNGVTMGVSVSRQHSMNRGGYMPPTPPSRLDSHGGVMATGLHSAHTPSVSRQSSYSGHGSLPRTGLKRTPSLKPDVPPKPNGFSPQTPQMRVVNKYSY; translated from the exons ATGGGCCAGAGAGCTGCGCTTCTGctcagtgagctgctgctgctgctgctgacagcttcaCGCACTCTCCTCGCAGTCAGCTTCCCGGAGGACACCGTACCCCTCGACGTCGTTGACGCACACT TTTCGCGGAGGTACCCTGTGTTCAGAGGCAGGCCCTCTGGCAACGAGTCCCAGCACCGCCTCGACTTTCAGCTGATGACCAAGATACAGGACACACTGTTCATTGCTGGCCG AGATCAGGTGTACCTTGTCAGTCTGAGAGAGTCCTACAGGAATGAGATCATTCCTTACAGG AAGCTAACCTGGCGATCAGGACAAGATGACAGAGAAATGTGTGCCGTGAAGGGGAAACACAGA GACGAGTGCCACAACTTCATTAAAGTGCTCGTACCCAGAAACGATGACCTGGTGTTTATCTGCGGCACCAATGGCTTCAACCCCATGTGCAGATATTACAGG CTGGATAACCTAGAGTTTGATGGGGAAGAGATCAATGGGCTGGCACGGTGCCCGTTTGACTCCAAGCAAACCAACGTTGCCCTTTTCGCTG aggggAAACTGTATTCTGCTACTGTAGCTGACTTCCAGGCCAGTGATTCTGTCATCTATCGCAGTATGGGTGACGGATCAGCCTTGAGAACCATCAAATATGACTCTAAATGGCTGAAAG AACCTCATTTCCTGCACGCAGCAGAGTATGGGAATTATGTGTACTTTTTCTACAGAGAGATTGCAGTGGAGCACAGCAATCTGGGAAAG GTCGTGTATTCCCGTGTGGCTCGAATCTGTAAAAATGACGTGGGAGGGTCACAGCGGGTGCTGGAGAAGCACTGGACATCCTTTGTGAAGGCCAGGCTGAACTGCTCCGTGCCGGGGGAGTCCTTCTTCTACTTCGACGTGCTGCAGTCCATCACTGACATCATTGACATCAATGGGGTTCCCTCAGTGGTGGGTGTGTTCACCACACAGATGAACAG taTCCCAGGGTCAGCTGTTTGTGCTTTCTCCATGGCTGACATCGAGAAAGTTTTCTGGGGCCGGTTCAAAGAACAGAAGACTCCAGATTCAGTTTGGACTCCATTTCCAGAGGAGAAGTTGCCCAAACCTCG GCCCGGGTGCTGTGCAGGTCACGGTCCAGCTGCGTCTTTTAAGAGCTCTGTGGAGTTCCCGGATGAGACCCTGCAGTTCATCAAGTCGCACCCCCTCATGGACACAGCTGTGCCTTCTATCGGGGATGAGCCGTGGTTCACCAGGACACGAGTGAG GTACAGGCTGACAGCGCTGGCAGTGGACAACGAGGCCGGACCACACAAGAACTACACAGTGGTGTTCATAGGATCAGAGTCAGGGGTCGTTCTGAAGGTTTTGGCCAAGACCACTTCTGTGTCCCTGAATGACAGCCTGCTACTGGAGGAAATGGACATCTTCAACAGAGCCAA GTGCCTGTCTAACCGTGAGGATGACAAGCGTGTCCTCTCACTGCATGTAGACAAAGACGCGCACAGCCTTTATGTTGCCTTTTCAAGCTGTGTCATCCGTGCTCCCCTGAGTCGCTGTGAAAGGCATTCCTCATGCCACAA GTCCTGCATTGCATCAAGGGATCCTTATTGTGGCTGGAAGCCTCATGGAGCCTGTGAGAGGATACTCCCTGGTGTTTT GACTGGATATGAGCAGGATGTTGAATTTGGAAACACCGGCCATCTAGGAGACTGTCAAG CGTTTTTGGGCACTACTTCAGCGCCAGATTACAAATCATTTGGCGACCCTACCTCTG ACATGGAGTTTTCATCACCGTCCGTCACTGTCCAGCCCAGTGGGCCCATACTCCCCCCAGTACTCATGCCCACTCAGAGCCCCAGCTCGGGGCCTGGTCCAGAGCTCTACGGCTCAGGCTTTGTGCTGCAGGATGACCCAGCCACCTCCCATTCTTTAGACTCTTTCCCAGGGGGCCAAGAGG GTGTGTGGGACATCCAAGCAGGGGAAACTAACCAGATGGTCCACATGAACATCCTCATCACCTGCGTATTTGCTGCTTTCCTCATGGGGGCTCTCCTGGCCGGTCTGATTGTTTTCTGCTACCGAGACTCGTTCCTCCGCAAACCAAGACACGTCCACAAGGACGCCGAGTCTGCACCATCCTGCTCCGACTCCACTGGAAGCTTTGTCAAGCTCAACGGCCTCTTTGACAGTCCTGTTAAg gaGTACCAAACCAACATTGACTCCCCGAAGCTGTACACCAATCTGTTGAGCAACGGAAAAGATCTGAGTACACCCAACGGTGACACCAAGACCATGATCCTGAGGGATGGCTGTCAACCTCCTGAGTTGGCTGCCCTGCCCACCCCTGAGTCCACCCCTGTGCTTCAGCAGAAAGGCCTACAGCCCATCAAAAACCAGTGGGAGAGGCCTCATGGGAAATCCAGTGGGCCTCGTAAGGAGTCAAACTCATCAGCCAAGAGTCCTCAGTTCCTTCCTTCATCTCCTGCTCCTGCTAACTCCAACTCCCATCATCTCGCGCTGGGACACTCGCACATACCTAGTGCAGTTGTGTTGCCCAATGCCACTCATGACCACCCTAACTTTGACAGTGGAGAGGATACACTACCACTGCCACATTCATCTGAAAAGAAGCTGAAGAATCCAGAATCCAAGGGAAGTAGAAAAGACCAGAAGAGGTCTGTTGATGCCAGAAATACACTAAATGACCTTTTAAAACACCTTAATGACTCTGTGGCCAGCCCCAAGGCCATTCTTCAGGAGGGTTCAGGGCCACGCCCAAGACAACACCTCACACTGGAGCCTATGGAGGAACTGACTGAATTACCCCCCAAGGTGCCCAGCCGTGAGGCTTCTTTGtactctccctcttcctccctgccGAGGCATAGCCCCACCAAGCGGGTTGATGTGCCCATTCCCAGCACTCCCACAACACCAACTGGAAGCCTGAGCATGGGGGGGACCCTGGAGAGGCAAAGAGGGGGGTACCAACTTCACCGGAGTGCTTCTCATAGGCACTCCTTATCCACTGCACCAAATGGAGTAACCATGGGGGTGTCTGTGTCTCGCCAACACAGTATGAACAGAGGGGGCTACATGCCCCCAACGCCCCCCTCCAGACTTGACTCTCATGGTGGAGTGATGGCGACAGGATTGCACTCAGCTCACACACCCTCTGTATCCCGACAGAGCAGCTATAGTGGGCATGGCTCACTCCCCCGAACGGGGCTTAAAAGGACCCCATCGCTAAAGCCAGATGTGCCCCCTAAACCCAATGGGTTTTCACCACAGACTCCACAGATGCGAGTGGTCAATAAGTACAGTTATTAA
- the sema6d gene encoding semaphorin-6D isoform X2, translated as MGQRAALLLSELLLLLLTASRTLLAVSFPEDTVPLDVVDAHFSRRYPVFRGRPSGNESQHRLDFQLMTKIQDTLFIAGRDQVYLVSLRESYRNEIIPYRKLTWRSGQDDREMCAVKGKHRDECHNFIKVLVPRNDDLVFICGTNGFNPMCRYYRLDNLEFDGEEINGLARCPFDSKQTNVALFAEGKLYSATVADFQASDSVIYRSMGDGSALRTIKYDSKWLKEPHFLHAAEYGNYVYFFYREIAVEHSNLGKVVYSRVARICKNDVGGSQRVLEKHWTSFVKARLNCSVPGESFFYFDVLQSITDIIDINGVPSVVGVFTTQMNSIPGSAVCAFSMADIEKVFWGRFKEQKTPDSVWTPFPEEKLPKPRPGCCAGHGPAASFKSSVEFPDETLQFIKSHPLMDTAVPSIGDEPWFTRTRVRYRLTALAVDNEAGPHKNYTVVFIGSESGVVLKVLAKTTSVSLNDSLLLEEMDIFNRAKCLSNREDDKRVLSLHVDKDAHSLYVAFSSCVIRAPLSRCERHSSCHKSCIASRDPYCGWKPHGACERILPGVLTGYEQDVEFGNTGHLGDCQAFLGTTSAPDYKSFGDPTSGVWDIQAGETNQMVHMNILITCVFAAFLMGALLAGLIVFCYRDSFLRKPRHVHKDAESAPSCSDSTGSFVKLNGLFDSPVKEYQTNIDSPKLYTNLLSNGKDLSTPNGDTKTMILRDGCQPPELAALPTPESTPVLQQKGLQPIKNQWERPHGKSSGPRKESNSSAKSPQFLPSSPAPANSNSHHLALGHSHIPSAVVLPNATHDHPNFDSGEDTLPLPHSSEKKLKNPESKGSRKDQKRSVDARNTLNDLLKHLNDSVASPKAILQEGSGPRPRQHLTLEPMEELTELPPKVPSREASLYSPSSSLPRHSPTKRVDVPIPSTPTTPTGSLSMGGTLERQRGGYQLHRSASHRHSLSTAPNGVTMGVSVSRQHSMNRGGYMPPTPPSRLDSHGGVMATGLHSAHTPSVSRQSSYSGHGSLPRTGLKRTPSLKPDVPPKPNGFSPQTPQMRVVNKYSY; from the exons ATGGGCCAGAGAGCTGCGCTTCTGctcagtgagctgctgctgctgctgctgacagcttcaCGCACTCTCCTCGCAGTCAGCTTCCCGGAGGACACCGTACCCCTCGACGTCGTTGACGCACACT TTTCGCGGAGGTACCCTGTGTTCAGAGGCAGGCCCTCTGGCAACGAGTCCCAGCACCGCCTCGACTTTCAGCTGATGACCAAGATACAGGACACACTGTTCATTGCTGGCCG AGATCAGGTGTACCTTGTCAGTCTGAGAGAGTCCTACAGGAATGAGATCATTCCTTACAGG AAGCTAACCTGGCGATCAGGACAAGATGACAGAGAAATGTGTGCCGTGAAGGGGAAACACAGA GACGAGTGCCACAACTTCATTAAAGTGCTCGTACCCAGAAACGATGACCTGGTGTTTATCTGCGGCACCAATGGCTTCAACCCCATGTGCAGATATTACAGG CTGGATAACCTAGAGTTTGATGGGGAAGAGATCAATGGGCTGGCACGGTGCCCGTTTGACTCCAAGCAAACCAACGTTGCCCTTTTCGCTG aggggAAACTGTATTCTGCTACTGTAGCTGACTTCCAGGCCAGTGATTCTGTCATCTATCGCAGTATGGGTGACGGATCAGCCTTGAGAACCATCAAATATGACTCTAAATGGCTGAAAG AACCTCATTTCCTGCACGCAGCAGAGTATGGGAATTATGTGTACTTTTTCTACAGAGAGATTGCAGTGGAGCACAGCAATCTGGGAAAG GTCGTGTATTCCCGTGTGGCTCGAATCTGTAAAAATGACGTGGGAGGGTCACAGCGGGTGCTGGAGAAGCACTGGACATCCTTTGTGAAGGCCAGGCTGAACTGCTCCGTGCCGGGGGAGTCCTTCTTCTACTTCGACGTGCTGCAGTCCATCACTGACATCATTGACATCAATGGGGTTCCCTCAGTGGTGGGTGTGTTCACCACACAGATGAACAG taTCCCAGGGTCAGCTGTTTGTGCTTTCTCCATGGCTGACATCGAGAAAGTTTTCTGGGGCCGGTTCAAAGAACAGAAGACTCCAGATTCAGTTTGGACTCCATTTCCAGAGGAGAAGTTGCCCAAACCTCG GCCCGGGTGCTGTGCAGGTCACGGTCCAGCTGCGTCTTTTAAGAGCTCTGTGGAGTTCCCGGATGAGACCCTGCAGTTCATCAAGTCGCACCCCCTCATGGACACAGCTGTGCCTTCTATCGGGGATGAGCCGTGGTTCACCAGGACACGAGTGAG GTACAGGCTGACAGCGCTGGCAGTGGACAACGAGGCCGGACCACACAAGAACTACACAGTGGTGTTCATAGGATCAGAGTCAGGGGTCGTTCTGAAGGTTTTGGCCAAGACCACTTCTGTGTCCCTGAATGACAGCCTGCTACTGGAGGAAATGGACATCTTCAACAGAGCCAA GTGCCTGTCTAACCGTGAGGATGACAAGCGTGTCCTCTCACTGCATGTAGACAAAGACGCGCACAGCCTTTATGTTGCCTTTTCAAGCTGTGTCATCCGTGCTCCCCTGAGTCGCTGTGAAAGGCATTCCTCATGCCACAA GTCCTGCATTGCATCAAGGGATCCTTATTGTGGCTGGAAGCCTCATGGAGCCTGTGAGAGGATACTCCCTGGTGTTTT GACTGGATATGAGCAGGATGTTGAATTTGGAAACACCGGCCATCTAGGAGACTGTCAAG CGTTTTTGGGCACTACTTCAGCGCCAGATTACAAATCATTTGGCGACCCTACCTCTG GTGTGTGGGACATCCAAGCAGGGGAAACTAACCAGATGGTCCACATGAACATCCTCATCACCTGCGTATTTGCTGCTTTCCTCATGGGGGCTCTCCTGGCCGGTCTGATTGTTTTCTGCTACCGAGACTCGTTCCTCCGCAAACCAAGACACGTCCACAAGGACGCCGAGTCTGCACCATCCTGCTCCGACTCCACTGGAAGCTTTGTCAAGCTCAACGGCCTCTTTGACAGTCCTGTTAAg gaGTACCAAACCAACATTGACTCCCCGAAGCTGTACACCAATCTGTTGAGCAACGGAAAAGATCTGAGTACACCCAACGGTGACACCAAGACCATGATCCTGAGGGATGGCTGTCAACCTCCTGAGTTGGCTGCCCTGCCCACCCCTGAGTCCACCCCTGTGCTTCAGCAGAAAGGCCTACAGCCCATCAAAAACCAGTGGGAGAGGCCTCATGGGAAATCCAGTGGGCCTCGTAAGGAGTCAAACTCATCAGCCAAGAGTCCTCAGTTCCTTCCTTCATCTCCTGCTCCTGCTAACTCCAACTCCCATCATCTCGCGCTGGGACACTCGCACATACCTAGTGCAGTTGTGTTGCCCAATGCCACTCATGACCACCCTAACTTTGACAGTGGAGAGGATACACTACCACTGCCACATTCATCTGAAAAGAAGCTGAAGAATCCAGAATCCAAGGGAAGTAGAAAAGACCAGAAGAGGTCTGTTGATGCCAGAAATACACTAAATGACCTTTTAAAACACCTTAATGACTCTGTGGCCAGCCCCAAGGCCATTCTTCAGGAGGGTTCAGGGCCACGCCCAAGACAACACCTCACACTGGAGCCTATGGAGGAACTGACTGAATTACCCCCCAAGGTGCCCAGCCGTGAGGCTTCTTTGtactctccctcttcctccctgccGAGGCATAGCCCCACCAAGCGGGTTGATGTGCCCATTCCCAGCACTCCCACAACACCAACTGGAAGCCTGAGCATGGGGGGGACCCTGGAGAGGCAAAGAGGGGGGTACCAACTTCACCGGAGTGCTTCTCATAGGCACTCCTTATCCACTGCACCAAATGGAGTAACCATGGGGGTGTCTGTGTCTCGCCAACACAGTATGAACAGAGGGGGCTACATGCCCCCAACGCCCCCCTCCAGACTTGACTCTCATGGTGGAGTGATGGCGACAGGATTGCACTCAGCTCACACACCCTCTGTATCCCGACAGAGCAGCTATAGTGGGCATGGCTCACTCCCCCGAACGGGGCTTAAAAGGACCCCATCGCTAAAGCCAGATGTGCCCCCTAAACCCAATGGGTTTTCACCACAGACTCCACAGATGCGAGTGGTCAATAAGTACAGTTATTAA
- the LOC115394223 gene encoding E3 ubiquitin-protein ligase RNF128-like: MGEKRLYLPFLLCLSGLVHSSAAVLYWSAVVETDYVKNNETVSKICECGVFGRNSPVVRASGVVTLPTGDPRGCGLDAVYSRNSSFPAWIALVKRGNCTFSDKINAAKRQGAAGVVVYNVDGSENSTSHMAHSEADGIVAIMIGNLQGTEIYTLVRNGTEVKMVVDVGSPHGPWMDTHWLYILSIAFFVVTAASIAYFGFITAKRLFRMNRERRQEQRLKSEAKKAIARLPLRTLKRSDEETSSDTHMCAVCIESYKEGDVVTVLTCNHIFHKDCIEPWLLDKRTCPMCKCDIMSSLGIEEQPKESLPTESPQEVTVVTVTGGDALYEVPLTDPSSYNPERQQHHYDSRAFQGDSEAARG, from the coding sequence ATGGGTGAGAAAAGACTCTACCTGCCattcctgctgtgtttgtcaGGGCTTGTTCACAGCTCGGCTGCCGTGCTGTATTGGTCGGCCGTGGTGGAAACAGATTACGTTAAAAACAATGAGACTGTGAGCAAAATATGCGAGTGTGGCGTGTTTGGTCGCAACTCTCCAGTGGTCAGAGCCTCGGGGGTTGTAACACTTCCGACAGGGGACCCGAGAGGCTGCGGCCTAGATGCTGTTTACAGCCGCAACTCCAGCTTTCCAGCTTGGATAGCCCTGGTCAAAAGGGGCAACTGCACCTTCAGCGACAAGATCAACGCAGCCAAGCGTCAAGGAGCAGCCGGTGTGGTTGTGTACAATGTGGACGGCAGTGAGAACAGCACCAGTCACATGGCACACTCAGAGGCAGACGGCATTGTGGCTATCATGATTGGCAACTTACAGGGCACGGAGATCTACACCCTGGTGAGGAACGGCACAGAAGTTAAGATGGTTGTCGATGTGGGCAGCCCTCACGGGCCCTGGATGGACACCCACTGGCTCTACATTCTGTCCATCGCTTTCTTCGTCGTGACAGCGGCCTCCATCGCCTACTTTGGATTCATTACCGCCAAGCGCCTCTTCAGAATGAACAGAGAACGACGCCAAGAGCAGAGGCTGAAATCCGAGGCTAAGAAGGCAATCGCACGTCTGCCTTTACGCACGCTCAAAAGAAGCGACGAGGAAACCAGCTCTGACACCCACATGTGTGCCGTGTGCATTGAATCCTACAAGGAGGGCGACGTGGTGACGGTGCTGACCTGCAACCACATCTTCCATAAGGACTGCATCGAGCCCTGGCTGCTGGATAAGAGAACCTGCCCCATGTGTAAATGCGACATCATGTCGAGCCTTGGGATTGAGGAGCAGCCGAAGGAGAGCCTGCCTACTGAATCCCCACAGGAGGTCACTGTGGTCACAGTGACAGGAGGAGACGCCTTGTATGAAGTCCCACTGACTGACCCGTCGAGCTACAACCCGGAGAGACAGCAGCATCACTATGACAGCAGGGCCTTCCAGGGAGACTCTGAGGCTGCGAGGGGatga